A window from Chitinophagales bacterium encodes these proteins:
- the arfB gene encoding aminoacyl-tRNA hydrolase: MNLTPEISFQTTRSGGKGGQNVNKVETAVIGSFSISDSQVLNEDQKIKLLERLSHRLTKDGLLQVRSQTYRTQLENKEEVVRKMQVLIGNALIEKKKRKATKPSKAAKEKRLEGKKKEARIKEGRKKWKPGEF, encoded by the coding sequence ATAAACCTCACACCCGAAATATCATTTCAGACCACCCGCTCGGGCGGTAAGGGCGGCCAAAATGTAAATAAGGTCGAAACAGCCGTCATTGGCAGCTTTTCCATTAGCGACTCGCAGGTCCTCAATGAAGATCAAAAAATAAAACTGCTGGAACGTTTAAGCCATCGCCTCACCAAGGATGGTTTGCTTCAGGTACGTTCACAAACCTATCGTACCCAGTTAGAAAACAAAGAAGAAGTGGTCCGCAAAATGCAGGTATTGATCGGCAACGCCTTGATAGAAAAGAAAAAGCGGAAAGCCACCAAACCCTCCAAGGCGGCAAAGGAAAAAAGACTGGAAGGAAAAAAGAAGGAAGCCCGGATCAAAGAAGGCCGGAAAAAATGGAAGCCCGGGGAATTTTGA
- a CDS encoding c-type cytochrome: MKKTKSTISILLLITFAFGLMADSCKKKDASAYNPTLETLSVPEGFPAMAYDFSQNPLTKEGFELGRKLFYDGRLSRDGNFPCASCHQQFAAFSSFDHSFSHGFDDGFTTRNAPGLFNLAWQKEFHLDGGINHLDVQPLAPLTAPNEMAETIENIIRKLKADPDYPRMFRSAFGNDEINSQRLLRALSQFMVSVVSSQSKYDLVKKGETSFTPYEERGYTLFKANCASCHTEPLFTDLSYRNIGLPGIPNLLDAGRMRITNDPADSMKFKVPSLRNVVLTQPYMHDGRFASIEACLQHYTSGVVNGPTVDPLVSNRLALNRAEIVDLVAFLRTLTDTVMTKNPRFADPESKPIFSPDPEQHN, translated from the coding sequence ATGAAAAAGACAAAAAGCACGATCTCCATATTACTCCTGATCACTTTCGCCTTTGGCCTGATGGCCGATAGTTGCAAGAAAAAGGATGCATCAGCCTATAACCCAACACTGGAAACACTAAGTGTTCCGGAAGGATTCCCGGCAATGGCCTATGACTTTTCCCAAAACCCATTGACCAAAGAGGGTTTTGAACTGGGTAGAAAATTGTTTTACGATGGTCGTCTCTCCCGCGATGGGAATTTCCCTTGCGCCTCCTGTCACCAGCAGTTTGCCGCGTTTTCATCATTCGACCATTCCTTTAGTCATGGCTTTGATGACGGGTTTACCACCCGCAATGCGCCGGGTTTGTTCAACCTCGCCTGGCAAAAGGAATTTCACCTCGATGGAGGGATCAACCACCTCGATGTTCAGCCCCTTGCGCCTTTGACGGCTCCCAATGAAATGGCGGAAACCATTGAAAATATCATCCGGAAATTAAAAGCAGATCCCGACTATCCCCGTATGTTCAGGTCCGCCTTTGGCAATGATGAGATCAACAGCCAGCGTCTGTTGCGGGCCTTGTCCCAATTCATGGTATCGGTCGTCTCCTCCCAATCCAAATATGATCTGGTTAAAAAAGGCGAAACGAGTTTTACCCCCTATGAGGAAAGAGGGTACACCCTGTTCAAAGCAAACTGTGCTTCCTGCCATACCGAACCTTTGTTTACCGACCTGAGCTATAGAAATATCGGTTTACCAGGTATCCCCAACCTGTTGGATGCAGGAAGAATGCGGATCACCAACGACCCGGCCGATTCCATGAAATTTAAAGTTCCTTCCCTGAGAAATGTCGTGCTTACTCAACCGTATATGCACGATGGTCGCTTCGCGAGTATCGAAGCCTGTCTTCAACATTATACTTCGGGTGTGGTAAATGGACCAACTGTAGATCCATTGGTAAGTAACCGGCTCGCCCTAAACCGCGCAGAGATCGTTGATCTCGTCGCATTCCTGCGCACGTTGACGGATACTGTTATGACAAAGAATCCGCGATTCGCGGATCCTGAGAGTAAGCCTATTTTTAGCCCCGACCCGGAGCAACACAACTAA
- a CDS encoding polysaccharide biosynthesis C-terminal domain-containing protein, with protein MSSIKKLAGQTLWYGLPTIVSRFLGYLMNLSLPFLFARAATTADLAQVYAIIPFLNVLFTYGLETAYFRFAQEEDRGKLYSTLSISLIGSTLLFTALLFLFRPAITAAAGLERHPEYVTWMCWILFFDTLATLAFARLRLENRPRKYAFVRVAGILVNILVVILFLGIIPRMVQENPDGFLSVIYNDKDPIRYYLLGNLCGSVFVFLLLAKEFRDIQFRFNTALWKRVMEYSYPLIIVGMGGMINDMLSRLVYRHVVDLSTAEADKELGIFANLYRLAVLVTIMIQAFRMAAEPFFFNSSKEDNVQKKYARVMKFFVIACCFMFLGIGLYRDVLQEIITLKSDEWGEGIYIVPILAMGNIFLGIYYNLSIWYKLTNRNLYGAWITLGGAIITVGLNLLLIPWLHYLGAALATFCCYLFMMILSYQMGQKYYPVPYAKKKLLAYLVLVTLIYLIHRGILQVWNPLWFSIASGTVLLLAFGWFISKVERKEVRKVFFRET; from the coding sequence TTGAGCAGCATAAAGAAACTGGCCGGACAAACACTATGGTATGGATTGCCCACGATCGTGAGCCGATTCCTGGGTTATCTGATGAACCTGTCCCTACCCTTTCTTTTTGCCCGTGCCGCTACCACCGCCGATCTGGCCCAGGTTTATGCCATCATCCCTTTTCTGAACGTCCTTTTTACCTACGGTCTGGAGACAGCCTATTTCCGTTTTGCCCAGGAGGAGGACCGGGGAAAATTATACAGTACACTGAGTATTTCTCTGATTGGCTCCACCTTATTATTTACTGCCCTGCTTTTTCTCTTCAGACCGGCGATCACCGCGGCTGCCGGCCTGGAGAGACACCCTGAATATGTGACCTGGATGTGCTGGATCCTGTTCTTTGACACTCTGGCCACCCTCGCCTTTGCCCGGTTAAGGCTGGAGAACCGTCCCCGCAAATATGCTTTTGTCCGGGTAGCGGGTATTCTCGTCAATATCCTGGTGGTCATCCTTTTCCTGGGTATCATCCCCCGGATGGTACAGGAGAACCCGGATGGTTTTCTCTCTGTTATCTATAATGACAAAGACCCGATCCGGTATTACCTGCTGGGCAATCTCTGTGGCAGTGTCTTTGTTTTTTTATTACTGGCAAAGGAATTCCGGGATATTCAATTCCGGTTCAATACCGCTCTCTGGAAAAGAGTGATGGAATACAGTTACCCGCTTATCATTGTCGGCATGGGGGGTATGATCAATGATATGCTCAGCCGGCTGGTCTATCGCCATGTGGTGGACCTGTCCACCGCCGAGGCAGACAAAGAACTGGGGATCTTTGCCAACCTTTACCGGTTGGCTGTACTCGTTACCATCATGATCCAGGCTTTTCGCATGGCTGCCGAACCCTTTTTCTTCAATAGCTCAAAGGAAGACAATGTACAGAAGAAATATGCCCGGGTAATGAAGTTCTTCGTTATTGCCTGCTGTTTTATGTTCCTTGGTATCGGGCTGTACCGGGATGTTTTACAGGAAATCATCACCCTGAAATCGGACGAATGGGGCGAGGGAATCTATATTGTTCCCATACTGGCCATGGGAAATATCTTCCTGGGTATTTATTATAATCTCAGTATCTGGTATAAACTCACCAACCGCAATCTGTATGGCGCCTGGATCACCCTGGGTGGGGCCATCATTACTGTAGGGCTTAACCTTTTGCTTATCCCCTGGCTTCATTATCTGGGAGCAGCCCTGGCCACCTTTTGCTGTTATTTGTTCATGATGATCCTGAGCTACCAGATGGGACAGAAATATTATCCGGTACCCTATGCCAAAAAGAAATTACTGGCCTATCTCGTTCTGGTGACTTTGATCTATTTGATCCATCGCGGAATATTGCAAGTATGGAACCCGCTCTGGTTTAGCATCGCTTCCGGGACCGTTCTTCTGCTGGCTTTTGGCTGGTTTATCTCGAAAGTGGAACGAAAGGAAGTGCGGAAGGTGTTTTTTCGTGAGACGTGA
- a CDS encoding MBL fold metallo-hydrolase, whose amino-acid sequence MWHVKAFTFNPVQENSYVLYNEQHKCVIIDPGCYFPEERQELKDFIHQTGLEPVWLLNTHCHLDHVFGNKFVAETWGLKLHIHPDEEKVLAFAPSSGEMWQLPVDNYTGDLVFLQEGDMIEVGEDRLSVLFTPGHSPGSISFYAEKEGFVIGGDVLFNGSVGRTDLPGGSFTTLFQSIQTKLFVLPDDTKVYSGHGPLTTIGFEKMNNPYVKLF is encoded by the coding sequence ATGTGGCATGTTAAAGCTTTTACTTTCAATCCCGTCCAGGAAAACAGCTATGTCCTTTATAACGAACAGCATAAGTGTGTCATAATAGACCCCGGGTGTTATTTTCCCGAGGAAAGACAGGAATTGAAGGATTTCATTCACCAAACGGGTTTGGAGCCCGTCTGGTTGCTCAATACCCACTGCCATCTGGACCATGTTTTTGGGAACAAATTTGTTGCCGAAACCTGGGGGCTCAAGCTACATATCCACCCCGATGAGGAAAAAGTGCTTGCCTTTGCTCCCTCCAGCGGGGAAATGTGGCAATTGCCTGTAGATAATTATACCGGAGACCTGGTTTTTCTCCAGGAGGGGGACATGATTGAGGTCGGGGAGGACCGGCTTTCGGTCTTGTTTACCCCGGGTCATTCGCCGGGCAGTATCTCCTTTTATGCCGAAAAAGAGGGGTTTGTGATCGGCGGTGATGTGCTTTTTAATGGGAGTGTGGGCCGGACCGACCTGCCGGGAGGAAGTTTTACCACCCTGTTTCAAAGTATCCAGACAAAACTATTCGTCCTGCCGGATGATACAAAGGTTTATTCAGGACATGGGCCTTTGACCACGATCGGTTTTGAGAAAATGAATAATCCGTATGTGAAGTTGTTTTAG
- a CDS encoding DUF1361 domain-containing protein: MIKVLQQNKFLRLVFFNRQEMEQWLILSALFSIGLLFFRALVTRDLFFFFLPWNLFLAFIPYAISQWLGSRIDIIEKKVPFFATLFLWLLFVPNSFYIITDLFHLGKGGDVPRWYDLALIFSFAWNGLVLGALSVRRMERILCARYPFLNGLWFVIPIMGLNALGIYIGRYLRFNSWDVLTDPLSLASDIIQLMIHPLRQNRDWGMILSFTILLVLIYEGMKKAAKAAVVEK; this comes from the coding sequence ATGATAAAAGTATTGCAGCAAAACAAGTTTTTGCGGTTGGTATTCTTCAACCGACAGGAAATGGAGCAATGGCTAATCTTATCCGCCTTATTTAGTATCGGGCTCTTGTTCTTCCGGGCACTGGTGACCCGTGATCTTTTTTTCTTTTTCCTTCCCTGGAACCTGTTTCTGGCCTTTATTCCCTATGCCATCAGCCAATGGCTCGGATCAAGGATTGATATCATTGAAAAGAAAGTACCTTTTTTTGCCACTCTGTTTTTATGGCTTCTGTTCGTTCCCAATTCATTTTATATCATTACTGACCTTTTCCATCTTGGAAAAGGGGGAGATGTGCCTCGCTGGTATGATCTGGCACTCATCTTTTCCTTTGCCTGGAACGGGTTGGTGCTTGGCGCATTATCCGTCAGACGGATGGAAAGAATCCTGTGTGCCCGATATCCATTCCTGAACGGACTTTGGTTTGTTATCCCGATCATGGGATTGAATGCACTGGGTATCTATATTGGAAGGTATCTCCGGTTTAATAGTTGGGACGTACTGACCGATCCATTATCGCTGGCTTCGGATATCATTCAATTGATGATACACCCATTGCGACAAAACAGAGATTGGGGAATGATCCTTTCCTTTACCATTTTACTGGTACTGATCTATGAAGGAATGAAAAAAGCGGCGAAAGCAGCAGTGGTGGAGAAATAA
- a CDS encoding diacylglycerol kinase family protein, whose amino-acid sequence MSTQKTFSISKRAQSIRYAWQGIVQFFSREHNTWVHLMATIGCGVLAWLTHVNRVEAVLLLGMITLVWMAELFNTAIEKVMDLVSPERKPEVRFIKDVSAAAVLVTAVAALITGLLIFLPKIV is encoded by the coding sequence ATGAGCACGCAAAAAACATTTTCTATTTCAAAACGGGCGCAAAGTATTCGCTATGCGTGGCAAGGGATTGTACAATTCTTTTCCCGGGAGCACAATACCTGGGTCCACCTGATGGCGACTATCGGTTGTGGTGTACTGGCCTGGTTAACTCATGTTAACCGGGTGGAAGCGGTACTGTTGCTGGGGATGATCACACTAGTTTGGATGGCGGAGTTATTTAATACAGCCATTGAAAAAGTAATGGATCTTGTTTCACCGGAACGGAAACCCGAAGTGAGGTTTATCAAGGATGTTTCAGCGGCAGCCGTGCTTGTTACTGCCGTTGCCGCCCTTATCACCGGTCTCCTGATCTTTTTACCAAAAATCGTTTAA
- the creD gene encoding cell envelope integrity protein CreD, with protein sequence MENQINTVSGLFDKGKLFLKSVFIFIMALGLFIPTQFTRELVRERKERQMEAINDISGKWGSSQVLTGPILKVPYQENTRDERGVPLIVKRTAYFMPDKLDIKAEIDPEVRKRGIYEVVVYRSKIRATGNFKEIRWKELGVPAENILWADAQVVFHVSDVLRGVNEDLFLNWAGKKIPFGPQAQLGELKDALSAPVTLTADSLNEPLEFDMQFNLNGSGSLLVSAGGRENSIDMRSGWTSPKFTGVKLPDERKVSDSGFTANWKHMNRTVPLVWKDKTYDLSPSALGTELIVSVDGYDKTERSIKYALLCIVLTFAAFFLIESIYKKPLHLVQYALAGLALVLFYTLLLSLSEYLGFNLAYGIAAFSTIGLVTWFVGGVMKSGRLGLFIAMVLAVVYSYIFTIIQMQDFALLMGSVGLFLALAVIMYFSRKIQW encoded by the coding sequence ATGGAAAATCAAATCAACACGGTGAGCGGGCTCTTTGATAAGGGAAAGCTCTTTTTGAAATCGGTATTTATTTTTATCATGGCCCTTGGGCTGTTCATTCCTACCCAGTTTACCCGTGAACTGGTACGTGAACGGAAGGAACGCCAAATGGAGGCGATCAATGATATCAGTGGAAAATGGGGGAGTTCGCAGGTATTGACCGGGCCCATCCTGAAGGTACCTTATCAGGAGAATACCCGCGATGAGCGTGGGGTACCCCTGATAGTAAAAAGGACGGCCTATTTTATGCCCGACAAGCTGGACATCAAAGCAGAGATCGATCCGGAGGTTAGGAAGCGGGGAATTTATGAGGTAGTGGTTTACCGAAGCAAGATAAGGGCAACGGGAAATTTCAAGGAGATACGGTGGAAAGAACTGGGTGTACCTGCCGAAAATATCCTGTGGGCAGATGCACAGGTAGTATTTCATGTATCGGATGTATTGCGCGGGGTGAATGAAGATTTGTTCCTGAACTGGGCCGGTAAAAAGATACCCTTTGGCCCTCAGGCGCAGTTGGGTGAACTTAAAGATGCCTTGTCAGCACCTGTCACCTTAACGGCCGATTCATTGAATGAACCGCTGGAGTTTGATATGCAGTTTAACCTGAATGGTTCAGGCTCCTTGTTGGTTTCTGCCGGAGGTCGCGAGAACAGCATTGACATGCGATCTGGTTGGACAAGTCCAAAATTCACCGGCGTAAAATTGCCCGATGAACGTAAAGTGTCAGACAGTGGTTTTACAGCCAATTGGAAACACATGAACCGTACGGTTCCCCTGGTGTGGAAAGACAAGACCTATGACCTTTCCCCTTCGGCCCTGGGGACCGAGTTGATTGTTTCCGTGGACGGTTACGATAAAACAGAACGTTCGATCAAATATGCGCTGCTCTGTATCGTACTCACCTTTGCCGCCTTTTTCCTGATTGAAAGCATTTATAAGAAGCCATTACACCTTGTCCAATATGCCCTGGCCGGTCTGGCCCTGGTTCTCTTCTACACCTTGTTGTTAAGTCTTTCGGAATACCTGGGCTTCAATCTGGCCTATGGTATTGCGGCCTTTTCAACGATCGGTTTGGTGACCTGGTTTGTAGGGGGGGTCATGAAGTCGGGACGGCTGGGCCTTTTTATTGCCATGGTACTGGCGGTGGTGTACAGTTATATTTTCACCATCATTCAGATGCAGGATTTTGCCTTGCTGATGGGTAGTGTGGGATTGTTCCTGGCATTGGCCGTGATCATGTATTTCTCGAGGAAGATACAGTGGTAG
- a CDS encoding transcriptional regulator gives MKNPINGLNKVFDNRVRLGVMSVLVVNQEISFNDLKAMLEVTDGNLATHLVHLEENGFVKVHKGFIGRKTNTTYSITKAGEKAFTDHIAALEGMIRGLK, from the coding sequence ATGAAGAATCCGATCAATGGACTAAATAAGGTATTTGATAACCGGGTAAGGCTGGGTGTTATGAGCGTGTTGGTTGTCAATCAGGAGATAAGCTTCAATGACCTTAAAGCGATGCTGGAAGTAACCGATGGGAATCTGGCAACCCACCTGGTGCACCTTGAGGAGAATGGGTTTGTGAAAGTGCACAAGGGATTCATTGGGCGAAAGACCAATACCACCTATTCCATTACCAAAGCGGGTGAAAAGGCTTTTACTGACCATATCGCCGCCCTGGAGGGAATGATTCGCGGGTTGAAGTAG
- a CDS encoding carboxypeptidase-like regulatory domain-containing protein gives MFRLLKINLLLSLALISNDFLFAQTKIITGTIRDKHSEEPLPFISVYFVNTTIGKLTDSAGYFSLRLSNWPADTLEVTSVGYQTYQYVVNHSLDSIHLDILLERGTFSSNVQVKAKVNPGLYLWRRIVQNKDRNDRYRFDNFSYELYNKLEVDMKNINFDRFSKFKPLKPISDLIRSSVDSSEGLPYLPSYLTEALSQYYYQKKPLKRREIIEAVNTNGVKNESMKQFLGGMDQNVNIYNNYIPVFNKQFVSPVSDNGDGYYQYRVIDTQVVNQQRYFHLIFVPRRRGENTFEGDAWVHAGTFAIQKMNLRLGKEANVNFVENLSLIQEYQLLDDSTTWFLSKDKFVVDITPIGGKNLGLIGRKTTTYRNVVVNDSSVVNELKKNKIFEEVHLLPGAGDKERSYWAGVRHEPLSRNEASIIKMMDTLMKAPAFKKFTNTIYFLTVGYVNKGNLEFGPWFNVMTANAWEGYRLRFDLGTNTGFNKKLWLHGYLAYGFTDKRFKWKTEAFYLFNKHPRTSLRASLSDDLDFGQQYFGEVTADNIFALAIRKNNIPIKFIRINEKLLSFYHQTKSGFSVNLQTTHRGYNPLQNIPTKDLFPVTNGGSPLTSFEASLKLRFAYLERFLETNFNRLSIGSPYPIPEVVLTRGISGIGKSAYDYTKLSGSISDFIKIPPFGSLEFNLYAGKTFGSLPYVLLDIAPGNELYYYNKYSFNLMNRYEFIHDKYAGINFEHNVGNGLFRFIPKLKFRQFWNIKMLWGSLSTANKAINFVPDHPFQSLDGKTYMEIGTGVDNILKVLRLDLVWRVLPTPLPKQFSRRFGVFGSFRLSF, from the coding sequence ATGTTCCGACTCCTGAAAATAAACTTACTGCTTTCACTGGCCTTGATTTCCAACGACTTCCTGTTTGCCCAGACCAAAATCATAACCGGGACCATACGCGACAAACACAGCGAGGAACCCCTCCCCTTTATCTCTGTTTATTTTGTCAACACCACGATAGGTAAGCTGACCGATTCTGCCGGGTATTTCAGCCTGCGTTTGAGCAACTGGCCTGCCGATACGCTGGAGGTGACCAGTGTGGGTTATCAGACCTATCAATATGTCGTCAACCATTCTCTTGATAGCATCCACCTGGATATTTTACTGGAACGGGGAACCTTCAGTAGTAATGTACAGGTTAAGGCCAAGGTCAATCCGGGGCTATACCTCTGGCGTCGGATCGTGCAAAATAAAGACCGTAACGACCGCTACCGGTTTGATAATTTCTCCTACGAACTGTACAATAAGCTTGAGGTCGACATGAAGAATATCAATTTCGACCGGTTTTCCAAATTCAAACCACTTAAACCCATTAGTGACCTGATCCGGAGCAGCGTGGATAGTTCAGAAGGGTTGCCCTACCTGCCCTCCTATCTGACCGAGGCCTTATCGCAATACTATTACCAGAAAAAACCGCTAAAACGCCGCGAGATCATTGAAGCGGTCAATACGAACGGGGTGAAGAACGAGAGCATGAAACAGTTTCTGGGAGGAATGGATCAAAATGTAAACATCTATAACAACTACATTCCCGTTTTCAATAAACAATTTGTAAGCCCGGTAAGTGATAACGGGGATGGATACTACCAATACCGGGTCATTGACACCCAGGTAGTGAACCAGCAACGTTATTTTCACCTGATCTTCGTCCCCCGGCGACGAGGGGAAAACACTTTTGAAGGAGATGCCTGGGTACATGCCGGAACCTTTGCCATTCAAAAAATGAACCTGCGACTGGGCAAGGAAGCGAATGTAAATTTTGTAGAGAACCTGAGCCTGATCCAGGAATATCAATTGCTGGATGACTCTACCACCTGGTTTTTATCCAAGGATAAATTTGTAGTGGACATCACTCCGATCGGGGGAAAGAACCTGGGTTTGATTGGCCGAAAAACCACCACCTACCGAAATGTGGTGGTCAATGATAGTTCGGTGGTCAATGAATTAAAGAAGAATAAGATCTTTGAGGAGGTTCACCTGCTACCCGGTGCCGGGGATAAGGAAAGAAGTTATTGGGCCGGTGTTCGACATGAACCCCTTTCCAGAAATGAAGCTTCCATCATCAAAATGATGGATACCCTGATGAAGGCTCCTGCTTTCAAGAAATTTACCAATACCATTTATTTTCTTACTGTTGGATATGTCAATAAAGGAAACCTTGAATTCGGGCCCTGGTTCAATGTCATGACCGCAAATGCCTGGGAGGGTTACCGCTTACGATTTGATCTGGGAACCAATACAGGCTTTAATAAAAAACTCTGGCTACATGGGTATCTGGCCTATGGTTTTACGGATAAACGGTTCAAATGGAAGACCGAGGCCTTTTACCTGTTCAACAAACATCCGCGCACATCCCTACGAGCCTCCTTATCGGATGACCTTGATTTTGGCCAGCAGTATTTTGGGGAGGTGACTGCGGACAATATCTTCGCCCTGGCGATCCGAAAAAATAATATCCCGATCAAGTTCATCCGGATCAATGAAAAACTGCTGAGTTTTTATCACCAGACCAAATCGGGTTTCTCAGTCAACCTTCAGACCACACATCGTGGATACAATCCCTTGCAAAATATACCAACCAAGGATCTGTTTCCCGTTACCAATGGTGGCAGCCCGCTCACCAGCTTCGAGGCCAGTCTGAAACTCCGCTTTGCTTACCTGGAACGTTTTCTGGAAACCAATTTCAACCGCCTGAGTATTGGCAGCCCCTACCCGATTCCGGAGGTGGTGCTGACCAGAGGTATTTCCGGGATCGGTAAGAGTGCTTATGATTATACCAAACTGTCGGGTAGCATCTCTGATTTTATCAAGATACCGCCCTTTGGCAGTCTTGAATTCAACCTCTATGCTGGAAAGACCTTTGGCTCCCTTCCTTATGTGTTGCTTGATATTGCCCCCGGAAACGAACTCTACTATTATAATAAGTATTCCTTCAATCTCATGAACCGGTACGAGTTCATCCATGACAAGTACGCCGGGATAAATTTCGAGCACAATGTCGGAAATGGACTCTTCCGCTTTATACCCAAACTTAAGTTCAGACAGTTCTGGAATATAAAGATGCTGTGGGGGTCTTTATCTACCGCTAATAAGGCCATCAATTTCGTACCTGATCATCCCTTTCAATCATTGGATGGCAAAACATATATGGAAATTGGTACAGGTGTTGACAACATATTAAAGGTATTGCGACTGGATCTTGTCTGGCGCGTACTTCCTACTCCCCTTCCCAAACAATTCAGCCGTCGCTTCGGCGTATTTGGAAGTTTTCGTTTAAGCTTCTAA
- a CDS encoding YceI family protein — protein MRNIILILLLSVASLTNLSAQVQAHGVASIEIEGTSNIHDWEMKSDKGECNASYTLNSAGVLTSLNSLLFNIKAETLKSGKSAMDKNTYKAIGTDKYPYISFTNTSATVKHNGGNSYTITSNGKLTIASVTRQVTLVANCTLTADKSLRATGSYKIKMTDYNVTPPSIMFGAIKTGNEVTIKYDLTLKGR, from the coding sequence ATGAGAAATATCATTTTGATCCTGTTGCTGAGTGTCGCATCCCTTACGAATCTCTCTGCCCAGGTACAAGCCCACGGAGTCGCCAGCATTGAAATCGAAGGAACTTCAAATATCCACGACTGGGAGATGAAGTCCGATAAAGGTGAATGTAACGCGTCCTATACCCTGAATTCCGCCGGTGTACTTACATCGCTCAATTCTCTTTTATTTAATATCAAGGCCGAAACCCTGAAAAGTGGTAAATCAGCCATGGATAAGAATACCTACAAAGCCATCGGGACAGATAAGTATCCTTATATCTCTTTTACCAATACCAGTGCAACTGTGAAACACAATGGTGGAAACAGTTACACTATCACTTCCAACGGGAAGCTGACCATTGCCAGTGTAACCCGGCAGGTAACCCTGGTAGCCAATTGCACGCTTACCGCCGACAAATCACTGCGCGCAACCGGTTCATATAAGATCAAGATGACCGATTATAATGTTACTCCTCCCAGCATCATGTTTGGTGCTATTAAAACCGGGAATGAAGTGACCATTAAATATGACCTGACCCTGAAAGGCCGATAA